From one Takifugu rubripes chromosome 14, fTakRub1.2, whole genome shotgun sequence genomic stretch:
- the LOC105417375 gene encoding platelet basic protein-like, translating into MSGIIRLILLLTLAVCISEAQLHNTESCLCQNVSPTLVGGRNNIKDIQIYRETTFCTRVEIQVTMKNGRRYCLDPSKVSKILSKIMRK; encoded by the exons ATGTCCGGCATCATCAGGCTGattctgctcctcaccctcGCAGTCTGCATCTCTGAGGCTCAGC TGCACAACACTGAAAGCTGTCTTTGTCAGAATGTCAGTCCAACATTGGTGGGGGGCCGCAACAACATCAAGGACATCCAGATCTACCGCGAGACCACCTTCTGCACCCGAGTGGAGATTCA AGTCACCATGAAAAATGGCCGCCGCTATTGCCTGGACCCCAGCAAGGTGTCCAAAATCCTGAGCAAAATCAT GAGGAAATAG
- the LOC101064338 gene encoding putative monooxygenase p33MONOX isoform X1, whose amino-acid sequence MTPNALQEIVPVPELPSVLSCRSELTAPPICLLQPAPKSAIKMASDQGEIPALESGTSSGFFAALSPPIGMTRRNTSYDDLMEAPMHSPPSDMSVNILWTDPVIPKHTFRDAAEGSGLKLLNIEEAAPARPTVPVVKAKATSLMSSIMIKQTQENLQKFEHQAGLTDVRYSPHRGLSAEETCFTLPKLRMPSGDFKEDRLTTSAQSTPSGTPSVTPSVTPSVTPCVSPYASPSVSRRAWFQLSPAPFLTAPEPNSPIPSTDMGGNEGGGGGGERWNFFGSRSVVQKSPTDPGSDTSPGFSLQSYFGMQKSSTMDGSNTAGSFKVDDPASFMPPKIEITGLEAKRAAPPPRPHKLKPRDMNVLTPSGF is encoded by the exons ATGACTCCCAATGCCTTACAAGAAATTGTCCCGGTTCCGGAGCTGCCATCCGtcctcagctgcag ATCCGAGCTGACCGCACCTCCAATCTGTCTCCTGCAGCCAGCGCCCAAATCAGCGATCAAAATGGCCTCAGACCAGGGAGAGATTCCAG CGCTGGAGTCTGGAACATCTTCAGGATTCTTCGCAGCTTTATCGCCTCCAATAGGAATGACTCGACGGAATACCAGCTACGACGACTTAATGGAGGCCCCGATGCACTCGCCTCCTTCGGACATGTCCGTCAACATCTTGTGGACAGACCCCGTCATCCCGAAGCACACGTTCAGGGATGCTGCAGAG GGGAGCGGGCTGAAGCTGCTCAACATTGAGGAAGCGGCTCCTGCCAGGCCCACGGTTCCTGTGGTTAAAGCCAAAGCAACATCTTTAATGAGCTCAATCATGATCA AGCAAACTCAAGAGAACTTGCAGAAGTTTGAGCACCAGGCCGGGCTGACCGACGTGCGGTACTCTCCTCACCGAGGCCTCTCGGCTGAGGAGACTTGTTTCACACTGCCG AAGTTGAGAATGCCAAGCGGGGACTTCAAGGAGGACAGGCTTACAACATCAGCACAGTCCACCCCGAGTGGAACCCCCTCTGTCACCCCCTCGGTCACTCCCAGCGTCACCCCCTGCGTTAGCCCCTACGCATCACCATCTGTCAGTCGCAG GGCCTGGTTCCAGCTGAGTCCTGCACCTTTTCTGACTGCTCCAGAGCCCAACAGTCCCATCCCCAGCACAGACATGGGAGGAAAtgaggggggtggaggaggaggagagagatggaacTTCTTTGGGTCTCGGTCTGTAGTGCAGAAGTCCCCTACTGACCCAGGCTCAGATACCAGCCCAG GCTTCTCTCTGCAGTCCTACTTTGGCATGCAGAAGTCCTCCACAATGGACGGAAGCAATACCGCAGGAAGCTTCAAAGTGGACGACCCCGCCAGCTTCATGCCTCCCAAAATTGAAATCACGGGTCTGGAGGCCAAGCGGGCAGCACCACCACCGCGGCCGCACAAACTCAAACCTCGAGACATGAACGTTTTAACACCTTCTGGCTTCTGA
- the LOC101064338 gene encoding putative monooxygenase p33MONOX isoform X2: MASDQGEIPALESGTSSGFFAALSPPIGMTRRNTSYDDLMEAPMHSPPSDMSVNILWTDPVIPKHTFRDAAEGSGLKLLNIEEAAPARPTVPVVKAKATSLMSSIMIKQTQENLQKFEHQAGLTDVRYSPHRGLSAEETCFTLPKLRMPSGDFKEDRLTTSAQSTPSGTPSVTPSVTPSVTPCVSPYASPSVSRRAWFQLSPAPFLTAPEPNSPIPSTDMGGNEGGGGGGERWNFFGSRSVVQKSPTDPGSDTSPGFSLQSYFGMQKSSTMDGSNTAGSFKVDDPASFMPPKIEITGLEAKRAAPPPRPHKLKPRDMNVLTPSGF; the protein is encoded by the exons ATGGCCTCAGACCAGGGAGAGATTCCAG CGCTGGAGTCTGGAACATCTTCAGGATTCTTCGCAGCTTTATCGCCTCCAATAGGAATGACTCGACGGAATACCAGCTACGACGACTTAATGGAGGCCCCGATGCACTCGCCTCCTTCGGACATGTCCGTCAACATCTTGTGGACAGACCCCGTCATCCCGAAGCACACGTTCAGGGATGCTGCAGAG GGGAGCGGGCTGAAGCTGCTCAACATTGAGGAAGCGGCTCCTGCCAGGCCCACGGTTCCTGTGGTTAAAGCCAAAGCAACATCTTTAATGAGCTCAATCATGATCA AGCAAACTCAAGAGAACTTGCAGAAGTTTGAGCACCAGGCCGGGCTGACCGACGTGCGGTACTCTCCTCACCGAGGCCTCTCGGCTGAGGAGACTTGTTTCACACTGCCG AAGTTGAGAATGCCAAGCGGGGACTTCAAGGAGGACAGGCTTACAACATCAGCACAGTCCACCCCGAGTGGAACCCCCTCTGTCACCCCCTCGGTCACTCCCAGCGTCACCCCCTGCGTTAGCCCCTACGCATCACCATCTGTCAGTCGCAG GGCCTGGTTCCAGCTGAGTCCTGCACCTTTTCTGACTGCTCCAGAGCCCAACAGTCCCATCCCCAGCACAGACATGGGAGGAAAtgaggggggtggaggaggaggagagagatggaacTTCTTTGGGTCTCGGTCTGTAGTGCAGAAGTCCCCTACTGACCCAGGCTCAGATACCAGCCCAG GCTTCTCTCTGCAGTCCTACTTTGGCATGCAGAAGTCCTCCACAATGGACGGAAGCAATACCGCAGGAAGCTTCAAAGTGGACGACCCCGCCAGCTTCATGCCTCCCAAAATTGAAATCACGGGTCTGGAGGCCAAGCGGGCAGCACCACCACCGCGGCCGCACAAACTCAAACCTCGAGACATGAACGTTTTAACACCTTCTGGCTTCTGA